From one Lotus japonicus ecotype B-129 chromosome 3, LjGifu_v1.2 genomic stretch:
- the LOC130743285 gene encoding uncharacterized protein LOC130743285 isoform X1 yields the protein MDEYYYKRNHVPAFGSWDWNDNLPFTQCFESARQAGLLRYSYAASEEQDLYVAGDLYENHVVTPAMIVVPRRREKVRGPQDKDVKKQNWVNSVKEPQNTGPISRPTPKPVDEDLYKISPELLYVKKERILFLSELLVTNLHCMRHRNLRSECK from the exons aTGGAT gaGTACTACTACAAGAGGAACCATGTGCCAGCATTTGGGAGCTGGGATTGGAATGACAACCTTCCATTCACTCAGTGTTTTGAGTCTGCAAGACAAGCTGGTTTGCTTCGTTATAGTTACGCTGCATCTGAAGAACAAGACCTTTACGTTGCTGGGGACTTGTATGAGAATCATGTTGTCACACCCGCTATGATCGTTGTTCCTCGCAGAAGG GAAAAGGTACGTGGCCCGCAAGACAAAGACGTAAAAAAGCAGAACTGGGTCAATAGTGTGAAGGAGCCACAAAACACAGGTCCAATTTCAAGGCCAACACCAAAGCCTGTGGACGAGGACTTGTACAAGATTTCACCAGAGCTTCTTTATGTCAAAA AAGAGAGGATTCTGTTTCTTTCTGAGCTGCTTGTTACCAACTTGCATTGCATGAGGCACAGAAATTTGAGAAGCGAATGTAAATAG
- the LOC130743285 gene encoding uncharacterized protein LOC130743285 isoform X2, whose protein sequence is MDEYYYKRNHVPAFGSWDWNDNLPFTQCFESARQAGLLRYSYAASEEQDLYVAGDLYENHVVTPAMIVVPRRREKVRGPQDKDVKKQNWVNSVKEPQNTGPISRPTPKPVDEDLYKISPELLYVKSTKKRGFCFFLSCLLPTCIA, encoded by the exons aTGGAT gaGTACTACTACAAGAGGAACCATGTGCCAGCATTTGGGAGCTGGGATTGGAATGACAACCTTCCATTCACTCAGTGTTTTGAGTCTGCAAGACAAGCTGGTTTGCTTCGTTATAGTTACGCTGCATCTGAAGAACAAGACCTTTACGTTGCTGGGGACTTGTATGAGAATCATGTTGTCACACCCGCTATGATCGTTGTTCCTCGCAGAAGG GAAAAGGTACGTGGCCCGCAAGACAAAGACGTAAAAAAGCAGAACTGGGTCAATAGTGTGAAGGAGCCACAAAACACAGGTCCAATTTCAAGGCCAACACCAAAGCCTGTGGACGAGGACTTGTACAAGATTTCACCAGAGCTTCTTTATGTCAAAAGTACGAAG AAGAGAGGATTCTGTTTCTTTCTGAGCTGCTTGTTACCAACTTGCATTGCATGA
- the LOC130744307 gene encoding uncharacterized protein LOC130744307, with protein sequence MAWFTTLPRGSITNFRDFSSKFLVQFSASKTKQVTIEDLYNVCQSEGETLKQYVKRFSAASVKIEESEPHACARAFKNGLQPGNLNSKLSRKPARSMAEIRARANTYILDEEDDAFKRRRAKKEKDGEQRDASPEGKQSKERGEGSKRRDRKVRTGEKAVRGPLYPKRENFERRRPWHKADSRRREESGKSLNAHLTELLREVKANHAVEEGEKEIDLPRAALDKTKWCEYHRSAGHDTGDCFTLKNEIERLIRVGRLQMNDRGDRWNGERQQGNWYKGGRQQDDRRRDDRRRTPTADKKETLATRKKEAEKTFNKDLEPPVGTINTIAGGFGGGGDTALARRRHVRAVTSVQQYKTPFGFQHPDIVISSTNFKGIKTHKDDPVVVMIRIKSFNVRRVLLDQGSSADIIYGDAFDQLGLTDKDFMPYTGTLVGFSGEQVWVRGYIDLDTIFGFDENAKLLRVRYLVLQVVASYNVIIGRNTLNRLCAVISTAHLAVKYPLMCGRVGKIVVDQRRGRECYNNCLSLYGKKGAGEGHKCHEVEVIQGNQDRPVTSTSGSKDEVMGVIL encoded by the coding sequence atggcgtggttcacaactctaCCCCGAGGATCCATCACAAATTTTCGTGACTTCTCATCAAAGTTCCTCGTCCAATTTTCCGCCAGTAAAACCAAGCAGGTGACAATTGAGGATCTGTACAATGTCTGCCAGTCCGAGGGCGAGACTCTGAAGCAGTACGTGAAACGATTCAGCGCGGCGTCCGTCAAGATTGAGGAATCAGAGCCGCATGCTTGTGCGCGTGCCTTCAAGAACGGGTTGCAGCCAGGGAATCTGAATAGCAAATTGAGCCGTAAGCCGGCTCGGTCCATGGCAGAGATTCGTGCGCGAGCAAACACCTACATTctggacgaggaggatgatgctttcaagCGAAGGCGCGCGAAAAAGGAGAAGGATGGTGAACAGAGGGACGCGTCGCCAGAAGGAAAACAGagtaaggagagaggagagggCAGCAAGAGGCGAGACAGGAAAGTGAGAACAGGGGAAAAGGCTGTGAGGGGGCCATTGTACCCTAAGAGGGAAAATTTCGAGCGCCGCAGACCGTGGCATAAGGCTGACTCTCGCCGGCGAGAGGAGTCAGGGAAGAGTCTAAATGCACATTTGACGGAGCTACTTCGTGAGGTCAAGGCGAACCAcgcagttgaggaaggcgaGAAAGAGATCGACCTGCCTCGAGCAGCGTTGGATAAaacgaagtggtgcgagtatcaccgCTCAGCAGGCCATGACACGGGGGATTGCTTTACGCTGAAAAACGAAATTGAGAGACTCATTCGGGTAGGACGATTGCAGATGAATGACCGCGGCGATCGGTGGAATGGAGAACGACAGCAGGGAAACTGGTACAAAGGGGGCCGCCAGCAGGATGACCGCAGGCGGGACGACCGCCGTCGTACGCCAACCgctgacaaaaaggaaacactggcaacaaggaagaaggaggcGGAAAAAACCTTTAATAAGGATCTTGAGCCGCCAGTTGGGACAATAAACACAATCGCGGGTGGCTTTGGTGGAGGCGGTGACACGGCCTTGGCGAGGCGAAGGCACGTGAGAGCAGTGACATCAGTGCAACAGTACAAGACCCCATTTGGTTTCCAGCATCCAGATATTGTGATATCATCCACGAATTTCAAGGGGATCAAGACGCACAAGGATGATCCTGTGGTTGTAATGATAAGGATCAAAAGTTTCAATGTGCGGCGAGTTCTTTTGGACCAGGGAAGCTCTGCCGACATTATCTACGGCGATGCATTTGATCAGTTAGGACTGACGGACAAAGATTTTATGCCCTACACAGGAACGTTGGTAGGTTTCTCGGGCGAGCAAGTCTGGGTACGCGGATATATAGATTTGGACACAATTTTTGGTTTCGACGAGAACGCCAAGCTTCTCCGCGTAAGGTATCTTGTGTTGCAGGTtgtggcatcatacaacgtcatcattggaaGGAACACGCTCAATCGCCTCTGCGCGGTAATTTCGACggctcacctggcggtgaaATATCCGCTGATGTGCGGAAGAGTGGGAAAGATTGTGGTTGATCAGAGAAGGGGGAGAGAGTGTTATAACAACTGTCTCAGTCTGTATGGAAAAAAGGGAGCTGGCGAGGGACACAAGTGTCATGAGGTTGAGGTCATTCAAGGTAATCAAGACAGACCGGTGACGAGTACGTCGGGCTCGAAAGATGAGGTGATGGGAGTGATACTTTGA